The genomic stretch TCACTTTATCTAATAAAATGAACTCTTTCGGCTCATAGCTCACGGCTCACGGCCTATGGCTTGTATCCATTAAACCTTACCTTTGTGCTTCAACACTAAACTATGGGCTTGATCAACGATAAATACTGGGGCGAGGCAGCTGAAAAGCAGCTGAAACGCGATTTCGACACTGCGGAGCCCTGTCGGCATTTGGCCTTGGACGGATTCTTGAACGAGGAACTGGCCGACCAACTCTACGGTAACTTTCCGAGCATGACCGACCTTAAGGTCCGCCGGAAAAGTTTGAATGAAGACAAGGCCGAAGACTACCACTTCGATCGATTTCACCCTGCGTTCAGCGAACTGCGCGAGTTCATCAAGAGCGATGATTTCTGTGCCTATATGAGCCGCATTACCGGCATCGACGAATTGCATACGACCACCGACGCACTGGGCTCAGGCGTTCACCAAGGCACTAACGGAAGTTATGTCGATGTTCACGTAGACGTAAACATGAATCCGGAAAAAGGGCTCTGGCGCAGGATCAACCTGTTGATTTACTTGAACAAGAATTGGAAAGACGAGTACGGTGGTCATCTAGAACTTTGGGACAAGGGCATGAAGGAGATGTACCACAAGTACGCTCCGAGTTTCAACAGAGCTGTGATCTTTGAAACGGACAACAATTCTCCCCATGGCTATGGACGAATTAACGTACCTGAAGGCGAAACACGCAAAAGCTTTTACACCTATTTCTACACCCCCATCCCTGAAAACTTCGTGTATCGCGATTCTCAGTTTCGCTCACGACCCGATGATTCTCCGATCCGCAAGGTCGTGACCAACTTAAAGGAGTTTGCCAAGATTCGGGGTAAGCGGTTGCTGAAGACACTAGGGGTTAAGAGTCTGGACTTCCAGGACAAAAACAAGAAATGAGCAAGGACAAGCCTAAGAAAACGAGCATGGCCGGCTCCTGGAAGAAGGCCAAAAAATTGCTCGTATACTTAAGACCACACCGGGTCGAGTTCGGGATCGGACTCCTCTTTTTGCTGGGGTCGAGTCTAGCTTCACTGGCCTTCCCGAAATACCTCGGAGACCTCGTAGATAGTGCGAGTACGGAATTCGTTGAACGCATCGACGAAGTAGCCCTTGTACTCATAGTTATCTTAGTCGCTCAAGCCGTTCTCAGCTATTTTAGGATCGTCATCTTCGTTCGGGTTACCGAAAAAATGCTCGCGGCCTTGCGCCAGGCTACATACAAGCACCTCATCAAATTACCGATGAGTTTCTTCAGCGAAAAGCGCGTAGGTGAACTCAACTCGCGGATTTCGGCAGACGTCGCATTGCTTCAAGAGACGTTCACCACTACCTTGGCCGAATTCATTCGACAGATGATCATCATTGTTGGAGGTATCACCTTGTTGGCGATCACCAGTATGAAACTCACCTTATTCATGCTGGCTATTTTACCTGCCATCATGGTCATCGCGGTATTCTTTGGCCGATTCATTCGAAAGTTCAGTAAGGACGTCCAAAAACAAGTGGCCGAATCGAATACCATCGTCGAAGAAACCCTTCAAGGAATTCAGAGTGTAAAGGCCTTCGCGAATGAATTCTTTGAGATCGCTCGATATACGGTCAAAACCAATGAAGTCGCAAAAACAGCCATCAAAGGCGGTGTCTACCGCGGAGCTTTTTCAAGCTTTATAATTACAGGACTTTTCGGAGCCATCGTAGCCGTGATATGGAGAGGGTCCGTTCTCGTTCAAGCCGGAGAAATAGCCATTGGCGAGCTTTTCAGCTTCGTCATCTATTCGGTCTTCATCGGTGGGTCGATCGGCGGATTGGCCGACGTATACGCTCGGATTCAAAAGGCAATCGGCGCTACGGAAGAGTTGAT from Flavobacteriales bacterium encodes the following:
- a CDS encoding 2OG-Fe(II) oxygenase — translated: MGLINDKYWGEAAEKQLKRDFDTAEPCRHLALDGFLNEELADQLYGNFPSMTDLKVRRKSLNEDKAEDYHFDRFHPAFSELREFIKSDDFCAYMSRITGIDELHTTTDALGSGVHQGTNGSYVDVHVDVNMNPEKGLWRRINLLIYLNKNWKDEYGGHLELWDKGMKEMYHKYAPSFNRAVIFETDNNSPHGYGRINVPEGETRKSFYTYFYTPIPENFVYRDSQFRSRPDDSPIRKVVTNLKEFAKIRGKRLLKTLGVKSLDFQDKNKK
- a CDS encoding ATP-binding cassette domain-containing protein, giving the protein MSKDKPKKTSMAGSWKKAKKLLVYLRPHRVEFGIGLLFLLGSSLASLAFPKYLGDLVDSASTEFVERIDEVALVLIVILVAQAVLSYFRIVIFVRVTEKMLAALRQATYKHLIKLPMSFFSEKRVGELNSRISADVALLQETFTTTLAEFIRQMIIIVGGITLLAITSMKLTLFMLAILPAIMVIAVFFGRFIRKFSKDVQKQVAESNTIVEETLQGIQSVKAFANEFFEIARYTVKTNEVAKTAIKGGVYRGAFSSFIITGLFGAIVAVIWRGSVLVQAGEIAIGELFSFVIYSVFIGGSIGGLADVYARIQKAIGATEELMEILEHPTEDIKEEHEDLQLKGAVEFKGITLAYPSRPDMKVIDDLSFIAEPGQQIALVGASGAGKSTIVQLLYQFYHPQQGQILFDGKLASEFDLSDLRHQMALVPQDVLLFGGTIRENIEYGKPGASEDEIRQAAQMANALEFIERFSDGLDTIVGERGVQLSGGQRQRIAIARAVLKDPCILVLDEATSSLDSESERLVQDALEKLMKGRTSLVIAHRLSTIRSANNILVLQEGRIIEQGTHTELMALPESRYRELNELQGYFANS